The Vespula vulgaris chromosome 4, iyVesVulg1.1, whole genome shotgun sequence genome has a segment encoding these proteins:
- the LOC127063266 gene encoding rho GTPase-activating protein 20-like isoform X4, protein MWFKYYKGYYDLRKMQLQLELELVQRLAEYERYLGQEARNLSENGNGTVGSGSVLQRGQLEGDLHRIQELFPGDNLRLHERDVLTTKMKSLIRKRNGTNPGRLTRVLSQKSLNVSNNSPPSKSPPRTFLLETPVQFTTGMQSQERHLFLFSDLLLIAKARSGGNFKLKQSVRMSELWLTAGHIDDVAETSKSQETSFVLGWPTTNVVATFMTAAARDLWWGRLTELVREESMKEPPDTNIQVVYHDSDTNTEYCKTIMVGSEMTAAACVNLATRLLDLQGPFQLWARTSSDEAPYPLIGHERPFAVKMSNLRHTLSAEEGFDLEHCNKSGHDTCHFILRPVSKSPIKKNKSKITGLLRRSLSLNPSIFGVNLSRLDENGLPKPVLVMLQQLFAKGPFTQGIFRKSANVRIVRELRDQIESTGDPSCLEAAPIIAVAALLKDFLRSLPDPLLTSHLFPLWMDSLETPNPVHTIKNTLDRLPKANYTLLSHLICVLHHIARRSKHNLMCASNLGVCCGPSLLWSPNPSVNQGRAIPTLTEMLIRHCEVLFGEGVTQLLGEERSDSGAEESTDSLHSGGLSLDSLDLTEPPRKDHMSLSRDSGLTLSDCQLFIPESPVGSEDSAVNATSSSYDKPLLKEDNKSYGKTYIRVYSGWEERMNYAANGGHHHSNNVEHIFREERNNVGYPNPNFQRQDWLRAQLKRTPRSKLDEHEHRKERYDEKDIYGRDYLRQDSMKENVENCKDIYRTSQLDISRELRTEYERTSQQEICKERVSDQDLSSDTSLSNDRYEFKKEHFGEFKKVNSEIYVNRDSPVSHNGSYHSNGDLYEFKKVKSEIYVNKESTRTERYESDSSIYGNRERVNELYGSSRERNDLYSFKQAEAIDLYGDEDEDEERIWPDTPPPLPPRLRHLPPVHMNLEDRHKVAGRSRSLPPPPPYRPPPQPRAPITTRHMGYGRSVVDDESYV, encoded by the exons GTCCAAAGGTTAGCTGAATATGAAAGGTATCTCGGACAAGAAGCGAGAAATTTGTCAGAGAACGGAAACGGAACCGTCGGAAGTGGTTCCGTCTTACAACGTGGCCAACTCGAGGGTGATCTTCATCGTATCCAAGAGCTCTTTCCCGGTGACAATTTGCGACTGCATGAACGGGATGTCCTTACCACG AAAATGAAGAGTCTGATTCGTAAGAGGAACGGTACAAATCCAGGCAGATTAACTAGAGTGTTGTCCCAAAAATCTCtaaatgtttcaaataattcACCGCCCTCGAAGTCACCACCTAGAACATTTCTTTTGGAAACACCGGTACAATTTACAACG GGTATGCAATCACAAGAAAGACATCTTTTCCTGTTCTCCGACCTCCTGCTGATCGCGAAAGCACGAAGCGGAGGAAACTTCAAGTTGAAACAATCCGTGAGGATGAGCGAACTCTGGCTCACCGCCGGTCATATAGATGACGTAGCGGAAACGAGCAAATCTCAGGAAACCAGCTTCGTACTTGGCTGGCCAACGACGAACGTCGTGGCTACCTTCAT GACCGCAGCGGCAAGAGATCTTTGGTGGGGTCGTCTTACCGAGCTTGTACGAGAGGAAAGCATGAAGGAACCACCGGATACGAACATTCAAGTCGTGTATCACGACAGCGACACGAACACGGAATAC tGTAAAACGATAATGGTTGGATCCGAAATGACGGCGGCAGCTTGTGTGAACTTGGCGACTAGACTGTTGGATCTTCAAGGACCGTTTCAACTTTGGGCCAGAACGTCGTCGGACGAAGCACCGTATCCTTTGATCGGTCATGAAAGACCGTTCGCCGTGAAAATGTCGAATCTACGACATACCTTATCGGCCGAGGAAGGTTTCGACTTGGAACATTGTAATAAATCTGGTCATGACACTTGTCACTTTATTCTCCGACCTGTATCGAAGTCACcgataaagaagaacaagTCGAAGATCACGGGTCTGTTGAGAAGATCGCTTTCCTTAAATCCCAGCATTTTCGGTGTGAATTTATCGAGGTTGGACGAAAACGGATTACCAAAGCCCGTCTTGGTCATGCTTCAGCAACTCTTCGCGAAGGGACCATTCACACAAGGTATCTTCCGAAAGTCGGCGAATGTACGAATCGTGCGAGAGTTGCGTGACCAAATCGAGTCTACCGGTGATCCGAGTTGTTTGGAAGCCGCACCGATCATAGCTGTGGCAGCTTTATTGAaggattttcttcgatctttacCCGACCCACTTTTAACTTCTCATCTATTTCCTCTTTGGATGGACAGTCTGGAAACACCAAATCCTGTTCACACTATTAAGAA tactCTTGATAGGTTGCCTAAAGCGAATTATACGTTGCTCTCGCATTTGATATGCGTGTTGCATCACATAGCTAGGAGGTCGAAACACAATTTAATGTGCGCCAGTAATCTCGGCGTTTGTTGTGGTCCGAGCCTTCTCTGGTCGCCAAATCCCTCGGTAAATCAAGGTAGAGCGATTCCTACGTTGACGGAGATGCTGATTCGTCATTGCGAGGTTCTGTTCGGTGAAGGTGTCACGCAACTTCTCGGTGAGGAACGTAGCGACAGTGGGGCCGAAGAAAGCACGGACAGCCTTCACT CAGGTGGGCTTTCTTTGGACAGTCTGGATCTAACGGAACCTCCACGCAAAGATCATATGTCCCTTTCTCGTGATTCGGGCTTGACACTATCCGATTGTCAGCTCTTCATCCCGGAATCACCAGTCGGTTCGGAAGATTCCGCTGTAAACGCGACGTCATCGAGCTACGACAAGCCTTTGTTGAAAGAAGATAACAAGTCTTATGGAAAAACTTACATCCGTGTTTATAGCGGCTGGGAAGAAAGGATGAATTATGCAGCAAATGGGGGTCACCATCATTCGAATAACGTGGAACATATTtttagagaagaaaggaacaacGTGGGTTACCCAAATCCAAACTTTCAACGGCAAGACTGGCTTAGAGCTCAGTTAAAAAGAACGCCGAGATCTAAGCTGGATGAACACGAACACCGCAAGGAGAGATACGATGAGAAAGACATATACGGTAGAGATTACCTCAGACAAGATTCCATGAAAGAGAATGTAGAAAATTGTAAGGATATTTATAGGACTTCTCAGTTGGACATATCTCGTGAACTTAGAACCGAATACGAAAGAACGTCGCAGCAGGAGATCTGTAAGGAGAGAGTTTCCGATCAGGATCTATCAAGTGACACATCCTTATCGAACGATCGGTATGAATTCAAGAAAGAGCATTTCggtgaatttaaaaaagtcaATTCAGAAATCTATGTAAATCGTGATTCACCGGTGTCGCATAACGGCAGCTACCATTCCAACGGCGATCTCTATGAATTCAAGAAAGTCAAGAGCGAGATTTACGTGAACAAGGAGAGTACTCGTACCGAAAGATACGAGTCGGATAGCAGTATATATGGTAATAGGGAGAGAGTGAACGAACTTTACGGATCATCccgagaaagaaacgatcttTACTCGTTTAAACAGGCTGAGGCTATCGATTTGTATGGTgatgaagacgaagatgaagagagaattTGGCCGGATACGCCACCACCTTTGCCACCGAGACTCAGGCACTTACCACCGGTTCACATGAATCTTGAGGATAGACACAAGGTTGCCGGTAGATCCAGATCTttaccaccacctccaccctATCGACCACCACCTCAACCTCGTGCACCGATCACTACCAGGCATATGGGATATGGAAGATCCGTCGTAGATGATGAAAGTTACGTTTGA